The nucleotide sequence GCAGGCGCTGGGCCTGAGCCAGCCGCACTATCTGCACACGCCGCTGGTGCGCATGGATAGCGGGGAAAAGCTCTCCAAACAGCATGGTGCGCCAGCTATCAACACCAGCACTGCGGCCAGCAGCTTTAAGGCCTTGCAGCAAGCCGCGCAGTTTCTGGGTCTGGGCGAAGCGCAGAGCCTGACGCAGGAAGCGGCACTGGCCCAATGGACAGTCCAATGGGCGCAGCGCCTGCAGGCCACTACATGAAGTTGCGCGTGTGCAGCGACGCCAGCTTCTCAGCATGGGCTTTGTCAAAGCCCAGCCGCACCAGTTTGGTGTAACGGCCATCGGCCATATCCTGCATCAGTTGCTGCACGCGCTGCGTGCCACGCGCCAGTGCAGCGGGACTCAGCTCGCCTGCCGCCACCAGAATCAGCGAATCAAACACCTCTTCGTTCAAACCCGAAGTACCCGCCAGCGCATCGTGGCGGGACTCCACCGCCTGCGCCAGCCGGTGCCTGAAATCAGGCTCCTGCTTCAAGCGATAGAGCAAGTGGGACATGCCCAGCGCCACATGCCGCGCCTCGTCGCGCGCTGCCAGCCGGCAGATCTGGCGCGTCAAGGGGTCGGGGGCATCGGTCTGCAGAAACTGCAGCAGGTTCACAAACGAGCCTTCACCCAGCACGGACAGCAAAAAGCCGGCGACGGAAAAATCCTTTTCCTCCAGCAAGCTCTGCAGCGAAGCCTGACCGCCCGCCGTTGACAGCGCAGGCTCGCGCCCATGGCGCCGAATGCGGCGCGTAAACACATCGATATGCCTGGCCTCGTCCGCCACCTGAATGGCCAGCGCGGCCTGCAGCTCGCGGTAATGCGGATGCAGCTCGCCCAGAAAGCGTGCCGGCACCACCAGCGCGGCGTTCTCGTTCTCGACCATATAGGTCATGATCTGCACGATGGCGTCTTCTATGGGTGCAGGCGGCTCTGGCGCGTCATTCCAGTCGATGTCCTTCTCGGCGCTCCACTGCGCTGCCGCCGCCTGGGCGTACAGATCACCGGCGTTATCGCTCCAGAAATCGGCTTTTTCATTAAGCCGAAACGCAAATGCAGGCGCCCCCTGCTCCACCGAAGCGCCACGCGCAGCCAGCCCCCAGAAGGGCTCGGCGCGCTCTGCAACCGCACCATTGGCACTGGCATCGCTATGGCCCGTCTGGGCTGCACCACGCCAGCGCCCCATGTGTGCATCGCCTTTGCGCACCTGCAACTGGGGCAGCTCCGTCCAGCCTGCCGGCATCTGCAGCTCATGGCCCTGAGCACGGCACCATGCGGCCAGCTGCGCATGCCAGCCGGGTGCCTGCCCCTGTACCTGAACCAAGCCGCCTGCGGGCACACCTGCCAGCGCATGCTTGACCAGCAGATGCGCACCCGCGTCAAAGCCCAGTTGCTGCAGATCCACCAGCGGCAAAGTCACTGGCTCGTTCATGCCAGTGGCATGCCGCACAGCGCACGCCCGATGAAGTCGTACAGCACATCCGAAGTGGGGCCCATCACGGATGCTGCACGCGAATCACGGAACAGGCGCTCCACCCCCAGGTCCTTGCGGAAAGCCGCGCCACCGCAGATGCGCATGGCAGCATCCGTCACTTCCAGCGCCGCCTCACCCGCGCTGGCCTTGACTTCCAGCACACGCAGCATGGCATCGGGACGGCCCGCAGCCAGTGCCGCCAGGGTGTCATCGCGCAGGCAGCGTGCCTGGTCTGCACGGATGCGTGCACGCGCAAGATAGGCGCGGATGGTGGGCAGATCGGCCAGACCGGAGCTGTTCTCAGCAAACTGGGTGGCGGTAATGTGCTGGGTGGCGCGCTCCAGCACGCCGTCCATCAGCCCAAGGGATGCGGTTCCAATCAAGGTGCAGAACACGGGCAGTTCATCACCATTCATGATGTCGCCACCTGCGCCATCCGCACCCAGACGGGCAGTCAGTGGCACCCGAACCTTCTCGGCCTTGACGGGTGCCGACGCATTGCCGCGCAGGCCCATGCCATCGAAAGCCTGAGGTGCAGAAAGGCCGGGCAGCTTGCTGTCCACCAGCCACAGCGTGGATGGGCCCTCAGCCGCCACCGGGCGCGACGACCAGACGTAAGAGTCTGCCTGCTGCGCCGACGTGACCATGCTCTTGCGGGCATCCAGCAGCACATGCTCAGCCCCATCGGCCACTGCCGTGCTGACCGGTGCCCAGAAGTGGCTGCGAGAGCCTGCTTCAGACCAGGCCAGCGTGGTGACATGGCGCCCCGCTGCAATCGCGCGGCGAACGTCTTCCTGCCCGTATTTTTCGATGAGCACCGTGCCCGCATAGTGCATGGTGAGGACCATGGCTGTAGAAGGACAGTCGCGTGCAATGCGCTCAACCACCTGCACAGCCTCGGCCAGCCCCAGGCCCAGCCCCCCGATGTCTTTGCTGCTGACCAGCCCCAGCAGGCCGGCTGCACCCAGCGCATCCAGCGCCTGGCGGGGGTAGCGTGCTTCACGGTCGGTATCGGCAGCCTGCGGTGCAATCGTGCGCGTAACGATGTTTTCCAGCAATTCAAGGTAATTGGACATGGTGACAGTTCTGTTGAAGGGGTTGGATTGGAAAGTTGCGCGTTTCGGCAGTCATCAATACTGATAGCCCTGCACCGTGATGCGGCCTGCGGCGTCATAGAACTGCTCGTCCGTGACTGCGCGCTCCAGCAGTGCATAGCCGGTGGTGCGGCCCGGGTGCCAGACCTTGAGCCCTTCCAGCTCCAGCAGCGGGCGCACATGGGCGTCATCCCAGGACATGCCCAGCAGCAGGTCACGGAAACGATCCGAGTCTTGCTGCGTAATGCTGGGCCCGGCGGTCATATTGCAGTGGTCATACAGGCCCGTGGTGGCCAGCACCCTCGTCTTGCCCACCGGCAGCGTGCCCTCTGCGGCAAAGGCCTGGTAGTTCTGCGCAATCATCCAGGAGGCAGCCACCTCGCCCCCCAGCATGGCCACCGCCGCATCACGCTCGCCACCAATATGGTCGCCATGCTTGCCGCCCAGCACATCAAAGCGGTGCGCCGTGTAGTCCTTGCCGGCTACCAGACCTGCCTGGCGCAGATGATCGAGCGGAATCAAGGTGGCCTGCGGCGAATCAATCGCCCCGAAGCCCACGGTCTTGCCGCGCAGATCGCTCAGGCTCTGAATAGCACTATCGGCAGGTACGACCAGCACCGATTGCAGGTCCAGATCGGTATCGCGCATGGCGATGGAAGCAACCTTCTGGCCTGCCGCATGGGCCATGCGTTCGGCACGCACATAGGCCAGCGGGGAGTTCCATGCCAGTTGAACCTCACCCGACATCAACGCTTCGGTCAGGGTTTCGTAGTTGGAATACAGCACGTAGTCAAAATACATGCCGCGCTGGGTGAAATAGGCTTTGAAGCCTTCCCAGATCGTCACGACCTTGGGGGCGTAGGCCACTGCGCCAAGCTTGAGAACCTGGTAGGGAGCTGTCATGGTTTACCTTTCACGTTGTAGCGAGTTGGAGATAGAGAAGATCAAAGATGTACATACCCAGGCAGATTCGATGCATGAGTCATCAAATGCAGGCAACTGCGGTGTGCGAGATGTGTTGCGGCAGCGCCTTCAGTCAGTGAGGTATCGGTCACTGCCTGCATGCCCCAAGTTCAGTGAAGCAAAGACGTGACAGCATCGCCGGGCAGCAAGCCGGGCTGCAAAGGCGCTGCACACGAAACTGAATAGATCACCAGATGATGGGGAAAGCTGGAAGGCGAAAGCGCCTGAAGATGGGAGCAGCCGCCGACAGACGCAGTCGGCGGATAAGAAGCAGGATCAAAAACGCACCCAAAGTCCATGGAATCTCCAATCGGTGGCGCAGATCAATCCATGAGGGCGGAGACTTTCCGGCGGCTAATGGGCACGGAGCCCTGGCATCTGGTGGCGCTGCTGCCACTGGCCCGGCTTGTCTCCTGACGCACACAGACCTGTGATCGCGGCAGATATACATTGATTGAAAATCATTATAGACAGCGCTTTGTGCATGCTGGCTTTTCCCTGTCTTGTCTTGCAGCAGCGGGAAAAATCTACAATAGCGGCTTTTCATGCGGCCCTGCCCCGTCTTTCGTGGCAACTGCCCGCCGCCCACGCAGCGCCATGGCCTGCCCGGCCCCAACAATGACCATGCAAGAATCTTCCACGCCACAGGCGAACCCCTCCGCCAGCGAGGCTTCCCAGCCCATCATCACCAACGCGGCAGATGCCGGCAGTGCTCCCGGCCATGCGCCCGAGGGTGTTGCCTACCCCAAGACCATCCGCTCCTATGTGCGTCGCGCAGGCCGCACGACCACGGGTCAGGCCAAGGCATTCGAAGAGTTTGGTGACAAATATGTGCTCGAATACACCGGCAAGCCGCTCAATGCCGCTGCCGCCTATGGCCGCGAAGGCAAGCTGATTCTGGAAATCGGCTTTGGCATGGGAGAAGCCACTGCGCATATCGCCCGCGTGCGCCCTGATGACAACTTCCTGTGCTGCGAAGTGCACGAACCCGGCGTGGGTGCGCTGCTCAAGCGCATTGGTGAGCAGGACATCAAGAACATCCGCATCTTCCAGCACGATGCCGTGGAAGTCATTGACAACATGCTGCCCGAAGCCTCGATTGACGGCGTGCACATCTTCTTTCCCGACCCCTGGCACAAGAAAAAGCACAACAAGCGCCGCCTGATTCAGAGCCCGCTGATCGCCAAGCTGGCAGCACGCATCAAGCCCGGTGGCTATATCCACTGCGCCACCGACTGGGAGCCCTATGCCGTGCAGATTCTGGAAGTGCTCAGTGCCGAGCCTAGCCTGCAGAACACAGCCGAGAACTACGCCGAAAAGCCCGAGTACCGCCCGCTGACCAAGTTTGAAAACCGTGGTATTCGCCTGGGTCATGGCGTGTGGGATCTGGTGTTCCAGCGCAAGGCCTGATCCTTACCGGATTTCACAATAGCTAAAAAGCGCTGGCAGCCTGATCGCAGGCTCCAGCGCTTTTTTCATGACTCAAAATCAGAGCGCCGAAACACGTGCGCAATTGCGCCCTGCGGCCTTGGCTTCATAGAGCGCTGCATCGGCTCTGCTCAGCAGCTCGTCCATCGTTTCATTGCCGTGCAGCTGGGCAATGCCAAAGCTGGCAGTCACCGACAGATGCAGCCCGTCCACATCGATGGACTGATCGCGAATGACCCGCCCCAGCCTCTGCGCCAGCTGGCTGGCCTGCGCCACGCCGGACTCTGGCAGCACCACCAGAAACTCTTCACCGCCATAGCGGGCCAGCCAGTCCACCTGCGTGCGCAGCTCGCGCTGGCAGCGCCAGGCAACTTCCCGCAGCACGGCATCGCCTGTGGCATGGCCATGTTCGTCGTTGACGCGCTTGAAGCGGTCCAGGTCCAGGAACACAACACTCAAGGGACGACTATAGCGCTGGCTGCGCTCTACCTCAGCCAGCAGGCGCTCGTCCAGCGCACGGCGGTTCAGGCAGCCCGTCAGTGCGTCCGTCAGCGACAGACGCTTGACCTCGTCCACCATCTGCTGCAACTGGGAAGTGCGCTCTGCCACCAGCAAATCCAGATGTGCAATATGGCTTTGCAGATCGCTTTGCAGTTGCATGAAGCCCTTGGCTACCAGGTCAATTTCATCAACATAGTCCCGGCCCGGGCGGTTCAACACCAGCGTTTGCGGCAATCCGTTCGGTTTGAGGTTTCTGGCAAAAATGGCGATTTGCCGCAGCGGCTCCTGCAATTGCCTGCGCATCACCAGCATGACCGCCACGCAGACCATGACCGTGAACAGCACATAGCCCAGCACCATGCCCAAAATCGCGTTGCGCATTTGCTCTGCGTAATAGCTGCTGCTTTTCCAGACCTCCAGGGTGCCCAGGGGAATCTTCGCCTCACCCAGCACACCCACCGGGGCGGGAATCTCCATCTTGAGCGTCGCTTCCCGGCCTTCGGGTGCCGACAGGCCTTCCTCGAACAGCTCACCAGAAATGGCCGCCTGCACACGGACATAGCCCACTTGCGGCAAGCGACTCAGGCCATGAACCTGCTGGCGCAGCACCTGAGGATCGATATCCCACAGCGCATGCGACAAGGGCAGCAGGCTGGCATTGGCATGCTGCTCCATGATGGTCTTGAAGCTGCTCTTGCCCGACTCATACTCCCAGATGCCCAGCAGCCCCACAAACAGGCTCATGCCCACAATCGCCAGCAGCACGATGCGAGAGATCAGATGAGATGCAATGGAGCGGAAACGGATCTCTTGCATGGCTTTCAGCGCAGCAGCTTGTTGATTTCAAAGCCATAGGTCTTCAGCCTTGGGTTCAGGGCCTTGCTGTAATGGCGAAAATTCAGCGGGCTCTGCGCTGCACTGAACCGCTTTTCAAACCGGTCTATGACAGGTGGATCAAACAGGATGAACATGGGCTGTGTCAGCTCCAGCCCTTCGGAGGCGAAGTCCACGCCATGCGCGTAATCGTAGAGCATGACCAAGGCCCAGGCCCCAGCCATGAAGTGGCCTCCGGCCAGTGCAGACAGCTCCCCCGTGCGCATTGCAGTCAGCGCCGCCGCCGAGGTATTGATGGCGCTGAAAAAACCATCCCGCCCCGGCACACCGCCTTTGGCACGCCAGGCATCCATGGCGCCAAAAGCCATCTCATCATTACCGGCCCAGACCGTGCGTGCCGCGGGATAGCGCTGCATCAGCACCCGCATTTGCTCAGCGGCACGCTCACGGCTCCACTCGCCATACACCTCCTGCAGCACCACCGCGTCCTTTGATTCAGCCACAGCCCTTCGCATACCTGCGTTACGCGCTATGGAACTAGGAGTAGAACGATCCC is from Comamonas fluminis and encodes:
- a CDS encoding ferritin-like domain-containing protein, yielding MNEPVTLPLVDLQQLGFDAGAHLLVKHALAGVPAGGLVQVQGQAPGWHAQLAAWCRAQGHELQMPAGWTELPQLQVRKGDAHMGRWRGAAQTGHSDASANGAVAERAEPFWGLAARGASVEQGAPAFAFRLNEKADFWSDNAGDLYAQAAAAQWSAEKDIDWNDAPEPPAPIEDAIVQIMTYMVENENAALVVPARFLGELHPHYRELQAALAIQVADEARHIDVFTRRIRRHGREPALSTAGGQASLQSLLEEKDFSVAGFLLSVLGEGSFVNLLQFLQTDAPDPLTRQICRLAARDEARHVALGMSHLLYRLKQEPDFRHRLAQAVESRHDALAGTSGLNEEVFDSLILVAAGELSPAALARGTQRVQQLMQDMADGRYTKLVRLGFDKAHAEKLASLHTRNFM
- a CDS encoding acyl-CoA dehydrogenase family protein, translated to MSNYLELLENIVTRTIAPQAADTDREARYPRQALDALGAAGLLGLVSSKDIGGLGLGLAEAVQVVERIARDCPSTAMVLTMHYAGTVLIEKYGQEDVRRAIAAGRHVTTLAWSEAGSRSHFWAPVSTAVADGAEHVLLDARKSMVTSAQQADSYVWSSRPVAAEGPSTLWLVDSKLPGLSAPQAFDGMGLRGNASAPVKAEKVRVPLTARLGADGAGGDIMNGDELPVFCTLIGTASLGLMDGVLERATQHITATQFAENSSGLADLPTIRAYLARARIRADQARCLRDDTLAALAAGRPDAMLRVLEVKASAGEAALEVTDAAMRICGGAAFRKDLGVERLFRDSRAASVMGPTSDVLYDFIGRALCGMPLA
- a CDS encoding phosphate/phosphite/phosphonate ABC transporter substrate-binding protein; translated protein: MTAPYQVLKLGAVAYAPKVVTIWEGFKAYFTQRGMYFDYVLYSNYETLTEALMSGEVQLAWNSPLAYVRAERMAHAAGQKVASIAMRDTDLDLQSVLVVPADSAIQSLSDLRGKTVGFGAIDSPQATLIPLDHLRQAGLVAGKDYTAHRFDVLGGKHGDHIGGERDAAVAMLGGEVAASWMIAQNYQAFAAEGTLPVGKTRVLATTGLYDHCNMTAGPSITQQDSDRFRDLLLGMSWDDAHVRPLLELEGLKVWHPGRTTGYALLERAVTDEQFYDAAGRITVQGYQY
- the trmB gene encoding tRNA (guanosine(46)-N7)-methyltransferase TrmB — its product is MTMQESSTPQANPSASEASQPIITNAADAGSAPGHAPEGVAYPKTIRSYVRRAGRTTTGQAKAFEEFGDKYVLEYTGKPLNAAAAYGREGKLILEIGFGMGEATAHIARVRPDDNFLCCEVHEPGVGALLKRIGEQDIKNIRIFQHDAVEVIDNMLPEASIDGVHIFFPDPWHKKKHNKRRLIQSPLIAKLAARIKPGGYIHCATDWEPYAVQILEVLSAEPSLQNTAENYAEKPEYRPLTKFENRGIRLGHGVWDLVFQRKA
- a CDS encoding sensor domain-containing diguanylate cyclase — encoded protein: MQEIRFRSIASHLISRIVLLAIVGMSLFVGLLGIWEYESGKSSFKTIMEQHANASLLPLSHALWDIDPQVLRQQVHGLSRLPQVGYVRVQAAISGELFEEGLSAPEGREATLKMEIPAPVGVLGEAKIPLGTLEVWKSSSYYAEQMRNAILGMVLGYVLFTVMVCVAVMLVMRRQLQEPLRQIAIFARNLKPNGLPQTLVLNRPGRDYVDEIDLVAKGFMQLQSDLQSHIAHLDLLVAERTSQLQQMVDEVKRLSLTDALTGCLNRRALDERLLAEVERSQRYSRPLSVVFLDLDRFKRVNDEHGHATGDAVLREVAWRCQRELRTQVDWLARYGGEEFLVVLPESGVAQASQLAQRLGRVIRDQSIDVDGLHLSVTASFGIAQLHGNETMDELLSRADAALYEAKAAGRNCARVSAL
- a CDS encoding ABC transporter substrate-binding protein codes for the protein MFINPGRSNETYWRTAAEAMEVAAGSLKMQLEVRYAERNPLQAITIAREVAARPKSARPRFVVFANESGIAPEVLRTLEAAQIDNFMAFSGLHDAARSSLGSPREKYKYWLGSLEPRAEDAGYLTARALIDAAKASSVAMTDDKLQLLAIAGDRSTPSSIARNAGMRRAVAESKDAVVLQEVYGEWSRERAAEQMRVLMQRYPAARTVWAGNDEMAFGAMDAWRAKGGVPGRDGFFSAINTSAAALTAMRTGELSALAGGHFMAGAWALVMLYDYAHGVDFASEGLELTQPMFILFDPPVIDRFEKRFSAAQSPLNFRHYSKALNPRLKTYGFEINKLLR